A part of Primulina eburnea isolate SZY01 chromosome 10, ASM2296580v1, whole genome shotgun sequence genomic DNA contains:
- the LOC140802798 gene encoding transcription factor MYB92-like: protein MVKNQLSMKRGLWNNEDDENESFVRKDQKQETGNRTSFSKRSGLRSSSGKISRQRWSNEEKGVDPRDNNFTPQEEEFVIKLHAAIGSRWPIIAQQLPGRTEIDVKILWNSKLRKKLSAMGIDPVTHKPFSQILADYGNIGAFPKDRVQIAIDSAKNPFILKQEQPQRHQHSAFDFCSQICAINMVIDTSKYTNASNCNMAQTLTTDHVSSSEISSSLDRELSSFCWSDFLLDDELLTSTEEGDKENVGILEQKCDAIADFGGNGMRLINNGFEASSSSSNGSFVEAMIEHQDEIIFSQFPGFYEEPFNL from the exons ATGGTGAAAAATCAGCTTTCCATGAAAAGGGGTCTTTGGAATAACGAAGATGATGAGAATGAAAGCTTTGTTAGAAAAGACCAAAAGCAAGAGACAGGTAACCGGACAAGCTTCTCCAAGAGATCAG GATTGAGAAGTAGTAGTGGGAAAATTAGCAGGCAAAGGTGGAGTAATGAAGAGAAAGGAGTGGATCCAAGGGATAACAATTTCACCCCTCAAGAGGAGGAGTTTGTCATTAAGCTGCATGCGGCCATTGGTAGCAG ATGGCCCATAATAGCACAACAACTGCCGGGGCGAACCGAAATCGACGTGAAAATCCTATGGAACAGCAAACTAAGAAAGAAGCTATCTGCAATGGGAATCGATCCCGTTACGCATAAACCCTTCTCCCAAATCCTTGCAGATTATGGAAACATTGGTGCTTTCCCTAAAGACCGAGTACAAATCGCCATAGATTCGGCCAAGAATCCATTCATCTTGAAACAAGAACAACCACAAAGACATCAACATAGTGCTTTTGATTTTTGCTCCCAAATTTGTGCCATAAATATGGTCATAGATACCTCAAAGTACACGAACGCATCTAATTGTAACATGGCGCAAACTCTTACGACGGATCATGTTTCTTCATCTGAAATATCGTCTTCATTGGATCGCGAATTATCGAGCTTCTGTTGGAGTGATTTTCTTCTTGATGACGAGCTCTTGACATCAACTGAAGAGGGTGATAAAGAAAATGTGGGAATACTCGAACAAAAATGTGATGCAATTGCGGATTTTGGAGGAAATGGGATGAGACTGATCAACAATGGGTTCGAAGCATCATCGTCATCTTCCAATGGTTCGTTTGTCGAAGCCATGATCGAGCATCAAGATGAGATTATTTTCTCCCAGTTCCCTGGATTTTACGAAGAACCATTTAATCTTTGA